A stretch of Henckelia pumila isolate YLH828 chromosome 4, ASM3356847v2, whole genome shotgun sequence DNA encodes these proteins:
- the LOC140865343 gene encoding uncharacterized protein has protein sequence MSAKLIVEVTSDVSSSTVALAAAARQTGGKLVCILPEPKLDRSQKAIDDSGLHDMVEFKTGNPVDVLHDYENIDFSLVDCKADNYGRLLEKLDVNPKRSVVVANNLLGGGKGLEGRLRGVENKTEVRSIKHPIGRGMEITMIGKSNDLGSKERGTERRKRIMKRGDKSKWVFEVDEKSGEEHIFRMPRSQ, from the coding sequence ATGAGTGCAAAACTAATAGTAGAGGTGACATCCGATGTGTCCTCATCGACGGTAGCTTTAGCAGCAGCAGCGCGACAAACCGGAGGAAAACTCGTGTGCATCCTTCCCGAGCCAAAACTCGACAGATCCCAGAAAGCAATAGACGACTCAGGCCTACACGACATGGTAGAGTTCAAGACCGGGAACCCTGTAGATGTGTTGCACGATTATGAGAACATAGACTTCTCTTTAGTAGATTGCAAGGCGGATAACTATGGAAGGTTACTCGAAAAGCTGGACGTGAATCCTAAGCGATCGGTGGTGGTGGCGAATAATCTGTTGGGAGGAGGAAAAGGGTTGGAAGGACGCTTGAGAGGGGTGGAAAATAAGACTGAAGTAAGGTCTATTAAACATCCTATTGGAAGAGGTATGGAGATTACAATGATAGGCAAAAGTAATGACCTTGGGAGCAAAGAAAGAGGCACAGAGAGGAGGAAGAGGATCATGAAAAGGGGTGACAAGAGCAAATGGGTTTTTGAAGTTGATGAAAAGAGTGGAGAAGAGCACATCTTTAGGATGCCAAGATCACAATGA